From Herbiconiux flava, one genomic window encodes:
- a CDS encoding ABC-F family ATP-binding cassette domain-containing protein: MSLIRLNDVSIEFDGRTVLREAFLKLRGGDRVGLIGKNGTGKTTFLELVLGRIEPSSGSVDVTLGTTIGYFSQFSELDGDRSIRSILGDHFAAVHETQARLDTIGEQLAQPVDDERMTALLTEQGELFERMDAIDGWSYENTIDTVLTSLGFDESRRELPVDRLSGGWRNRAALAQILVQAPDVLLLDEPTNFLDLDGVRWVETWLGRYQGAVLVVSHDRQFLDGVVTRIVEIENHRLQEYEGDYAAYVHAKQSRLRMLERQFAHEEELLAYEQAASAARREAARNRSDDSFVARRLADIKKKQAPRPIDQIITDIYSGLRVSNDLLEVVRLSKGFGGHPLFTDVTFSLHRGDRVAVVGSNGSGKSTLLDVLTGETEADSGQVRWAKGARFVSYNHVYAALDLTDTVGHAVNAYPDSLAFSATKKSVGRFLAMLQFSEAELKQKIGTLSGGQRARVAIAQCLLSGAAVIVLDEPTNHLDITSTQVMERALTHFPGAVLVVSHDRFFVDKLADRLLVFDGTPAVTLRAASGAL; this comes from the coding sequence GTGAGCCTGATCCGCCTGAACGACGTGAGCATCGAGTTCGACGGGCGCACGGTGCTGCGCGAGGCGTTCCTGAAGCTCCGCGGCGGCGACCGGGTCGGCCTGATCGGCAAGAACGGAACGGGCAAGACCACGTTCCTCGAGCTCGTGCTGGGGCGCATCGAGCCGTCTTCGGGCAGCGTCGACGTCACGCTCGGCACCACGATCGGCTACTTCTCCCAGTTCTCGGAGCTCGATGGCGACCGGAGCATCCGGAGCATTCTCGGCGACCACTTCGCCGCCGTGCACGAGACGCAGGCCCGGCTCGACACGATCGGCGAGCAGCTCGCCCAGCCGGTGGACGACGAGCGGATGACCGCCCTGCTGACCGAGCAGGGTGAGCTGTTCGAGCGCATGGACGCGATCGACGGCTGGTCGTACGAGAACACGATCGACACCGTGCTCACCAGCCTCGGCTTCGACGAGTCGCGCCGCGAGCTGCCCGTCGACCGTCTCTCGGGTGGCTGGCGCAACCGGGCGGCGCTGGCGCAGATCCTCGTGCAGGCGCCCGACGTGCTGCTGCTCGACGAGCCGACGAACTTCCTCGACCTCGACGGGGTGCGCTGGGTCGAGACCTGGCTCGGCCGCTACCAGGGCGCGGTGCTCGTCGTCTCGCACGACCGGCAGTTCCTCGACGGGGTCGTCACGCGGATCGTCGAGATCGAGAACCACCGGCTGCAGGAGTACGAGGGCGATTACGCGGCCTACGTGCACGCCAAGCAGTCCCGGCTCCGGATGCTGGAGCGGCAGTTCGCCCACGAGGAGGAGCTGCTCGCCTACGAGCAGGCCGCCTCCGCCGCCCGGCGCGAGGCGGCGCGCAACCGCTCGGACGACTCCTTCGTCGCCCGGCGGCTCGCCGACATCAAGAAGAAGCAGGCGCCGCGGCCGATCGACCAGATCATCACGGACATCTACAGCGGTCTGCGCGTGAGCAACGACCTGCTCGAGGTGGTGCGGCTGAGCAAGGGGTTCGGCGGGCATCCGCTCTTCACCGACGTCACGTTCAGCCTGCATCGCGGCGACCGCGTGGCCGTCGTGGGCTCGAACGGCTCGGGCAAGTCGACGCTGCTCGACGTGCTGACGGGCGAGACCGAGGCCGACAGCGGGCAGGTGAGGTGGGCGAAGGGCGCGCGGTTCGTCTCGTACAACCACGTGTACGCCGCGCTCGACCTCACCGACACCGTGGGGCACGCGGTCAACGCCTACCCCGACTCGCTGGCGTTCTCGGCGACGAAGAAGAGCGTGGGGCGCTTCCTCGCGATGCTGCAGTTCTCGGAGGCGGAACTGAAGCAGAAGATCGGCACCCTCTCGGGCGGCCAGCGCGCGCGGGTCGCGATCGCGCAGTGCCTGCTCTCAGGAGCCGCCGTGATCGTGCTCGACGAGCCGACCAACCACCTCGACATCACCAGCACGCAGGTGATGGAGCGGGCGCTGACGCACTTCCCGGGGGCGGTGCTCGTGGTCTCGCACGACCGCTTCTTCGTCGACAAGCTCGCCGACCGCCTCCTCGTCTTCGACGGCACCCCCGCCGTCACCCTCCGCGCCGCCTCCGGCGCCCTCTGA
- a CDS encoding STAS/SEC14 domain-containing protein yields the protein MLTGNQLPDTHIFEITYSGALTAGEFEALRDQLEAFLDANDPADLLAVYGDIDLGGIEPKALWEDLRSAGLEKKVRRAALLTDQGWLRTLAKTARHFIHADVEVFGTAERAEALAWLQR from the coding sequence ATGCTCACCGGAAACCAGCTGCCCGACACCCACATCTTCGAGATCACCTACTCGGGCGCCCTCACCGCCGGGGAGTTCGAGGCCCTGCGCGATCAGCTCGAGGCATTCCTCGACGCCAACGACCCGGCCGACCTGCTGGCCGTCTACGGCGACATCGACCTCGGCGGGATCGAGCCGAAGGCGCTCTGGGAGGACCTCCGCTCGGCCGGACTGGAGAAGAAGGTGCGCCGCGCCGCCCTGCTCACCGACCAGGGGTGGCTGCGCACCCTCGCGAAGACGGCGCGCCACTTCATCCACGCCGACGTGGAGGTGTTCGGCACCGCCGAACGCGCCGAGGCGCTCGCCTGGCTGCAGCGCTGA
- a CDS encoding SDR family NAD(P)-dependent oxidoreductase produces MTTTLITGANKGLGYETARRLIEAGHTVWVGSRDPERGRRAADALGARFVQLDVTSDSSVAAAVSTIAGDGGLDVLINNAGISGPMAPIPELTADDATAVYATNVVGIVRMIQAFVPLLERSEAPTIVNVTSGLGSFDAVHDSSRVESQVVAPLYTSSKSAVTMLTVQFAKAYPAIRINAADPGYTATDFNGNSGHQTVQEGTDAVVELATRGGSGPTGTFVDRSGVAPF; encoded by the coding sequence ATGACAACGACACTCATCACCGGGGCCAACAAGGGCCTCGGCTACGAAACCGCCCGCCGACTCATCGAGGCGGGCCACACCGTCTGGGTCGGCTCCAGAGACCCCGAGCGCGGTCGGCGGGCAGCGGATGCGCTGGGAGCGCGATTCGTGCAGCTCGACGTCACGTCCGACTCGTCCGTCGCCGCTGCCGTCAGCACGATCGCGGGCGACGGCGGGCTCGACGTGCTGATCAACAACGCGGGGATCTCCGGGCCCATGGCGCCGATTCCCGAGCTGACCGCCGATGACGCCACCGCCGTGTACGCCACGAACGTCGTGGGGATCGTGCGGATGATCCAGGCGTTCGTTCCACTGCTCGAGCGTTCGGAGGCACCCACCATCGTGAACGTCACCAGCGGGCTCGGCTCGTTCGACGCCGTGCACGACTCCTCGCGGGTCGAGTCGCAGGTGGTCGCGCCGCTCTACACCTCGTCGAAGTCGGCGGTCACGATGCTCACCGTGCAGTTCGCGAAGGCGTACCCCGCGATCCGCATCAATGCGGCCGACCCGGGTTACACGGCGACCGACTTCAACGGGAACAGCGGGCACCAGACGGTGCAGGAGGGGACGGACGCCGTGGTCGAGCTCGCGACCCGCGGCGGCTCGGGCCCCACGGGCACCTTCGTCGACCGCTCGGGCGTCGCGCCGTTCTGA
- a CDS encoding NAD(P)-dependent alcohol dehydrogenase: MKALQYTRIGSHPEIVEIPKPAPGPGQVLLKVTAAGVCHSDEFVMGLSEEEYTGGGYPLPLTLGHEGAGIVEELGEGVEHLSVGDAVAVYGPWGCGRCQKCAEGKENYCLNAAAEGIKPPGLGAPGSMAEYMLVDDARHLVPLGDLDPVQNVSLTDAGLTPYHAIKTSLPKLGAGSFAVVIGTGGLGHVAIQILRALSGATVIALDVNDEKLALAKEVGAHHTVISDASAAEEIRRLTGGRGANAVFDFVGAEPTIATAVASAATEADVTIVGIGGGTAHVGFGSIAYDAALRVPYWGTRAELIEVLELARSGQVSVEVQRYSLDDGPKAYEALAAGTVRGRAVIVP, from the coding sequence ATGAAGGCACTCCAGTACACGCGAATCGGCTCCCACCCCGAGATCGTCGAGATCCCGAAACCCGCACCCGGCCCCGGCCAGGTGCTGCTCAAGGTCACCGCTGCGGGCGTGTGCCACTCCGACGAGTTCGTGATGGGCCTGTCGGAGGAGGAGTACACGGGCGGCGGCTACCCGCTGCCCCTCACCCTCGGACACGAGGGCGCCGGCATCGTGGAGGAGCTCGGCGAGGGCGTCGAGCACCTCTCGGTCGGCGACGCGGTGGCGGTCTACGGCCCCTGGGGCTGCGGCCGCTGCCAGAAGTGCGCCGAGGGAAAAGAGAACTACTGCCTGAACGCCGCCGCCGAGGGCATCAAGCCGCCCGGGCTCGGCGCGCCGGGCTCCATGGCGGAGTACATGCTCGTCGACGACGCCCGGCACCTCGTGCCGCTCGGCGACCTCGACCCGGTGCAGAACGTCTCGCTCACCGACGCGGGCCTCACGCCGTACCACGCCATCAAGACCTCACTGCCGAAGCTCGGCGCCGGCTCCTTCGCCGTCGTCATCGGCACGGGCGGGCTCGGGCACGTGGCCATCCAGATCCTGCGGGCGCTCAGCGGCGCCACGGTGATCGCGCTCGACGTGAACGACGAGAAGCTCGCCCTCGCGAAGGAGGTCGGCGCGCATCACACGGTGATCAGCGACGCCTCGGCGGCCGAGGAGATCCGCCGCCTCACCGGTGGACGGGGCGCGAATGCGGTGTTCGACTTCGTCGGCGCCGAGCCCACCATCGCCACCGCGGTCGCGTCGGCCGCGACGGAGGCCGACGTCACGATCGTCGGCATCGGCGGCGGCACCGCCCACGTCGGCTTCGGCTCGATCGCCTACGACGCGGCGCTGCGCGTGCCCTACTGGGGCACCCGCGCCGAGCTCATCGAGGTGCTCGAGCTGGCCCGCTCGGGGCAGGTGAGCGTCGAGGTGCAGCGCTACTCGCTCGACGACGGGCCGAAGGCCTACGAGGCGCTGGCGGCAGGCACGGTGCGCGGGCGCGCGGTCATCGTTCCGTGA
- a CDS encoding uracil-DNA glycosylase family protein produces MTVLDDLRTEVAAHPSNAWATAAGWQPLVVGSPESRVLIISQAPGRKAQETGIPWNDASGVRLRSWLGMTDAEFYDPANLAIVPMDFYYPGKAASGDQPPRRGFAEEWHPRILPALTEVRLTILIGAHAQRLYLGPRRGRTLTDTVRAAPTYLPLFPIVHPSPLTQGWRMRNPWFEAETTPRLAALVRDALDRSPNDPPA; encoded by the coding sequence GTGACCGTGCTCGACGACCTGCGCACCGAGGTCGCCGCGCATCCCTCGAACGCCTGGGCCACCGCGGCCGGATGGCAGCCCCTCGTCGTGGGTTCCCCCGAGTCCCGCGTGCTGATCATCAGCCAGGCTCCGGGGCGCAAGGCGCAGGAGACGGGCATCCCGTGGAACGACGCCAGCGGGGTGCGCCTGCGCTCCTGGCTCGGGATGACCGACGCCGAGTTCTACGACCCCGCGAACCTCGCGATCGTGCCGATGGACTTCTACTACCCGGGCAAGGCGGCCTCGGGCGATCAGCCGCCCCGGCGGGGCTTCGCCGAGGAGTGGCACCCGCGCATCCTGCCCGCGCTCACCGAGGTGCGGCTGACGATCCTGATCGGCGCCCACGCCCAGCGCCTCTACCTCGGCCCGCGACGCGGCCGCACCCTCACCGACACGGTGCGCGCCGCACCGACGTACCTGCCGCTCTTCCCGATCGTGCACCCCTCCCCGCTCACGCAGGGCTGGCGGATGCGCAACCCCTGGTTCGAGGCCGAGACGACGCCCCGTCTCGCGGCGCTCGTGCGCGACGCCCTGGATCGCTCCCCGAACGACCCGCCCGCCTGA
- a CDS encoding biopolymer transporter Tol: MRVTDDERWLVVNGRRWRRTDPCLPEDVAAALRSHLGRGRSAVGAGKRSGDDERVADARRRVGLAKHGLGERGPRWWEQPEPERIERARAALRELEALDATDGHDDRPAAS; encoded by the coding sequence ATGCGCGTGACCGACGACGAGCGCTGGTTGGTGGTGAACGGGCGGCGGTGGCGGCGCACCGACCCGTGCCTGCCCGAGGACGTCGCGGCGGCCCTGCGCTCCCACCTCGGCCGGGGGCGCAGCGCGGTCGGGGCGGGGAAGCGCAGCGGCGACGACGAGCGGGTGGCGGATGCGCGGCGGCGCGTCGGGCTCGCGAAGCACGGTCTCGGCGAGCGCGGGCCGCGGTGGTGGGAGCAGCCGGAGCCCGAGCGCATCGAGCGGGCGCGCGCGGCGCTGCGGGAGCTCGAGGCGCTGGATGCCACGGACGGCCACGACGACCGACCCGCCGCATCGTGA
- a CDS encoding SCO1664 family protein yields the protein MIGRITTASNATFLARLGDVEIVYKPVSGEKPLWDFPDGTLADREAAAFIVSEVLGGGVVPRTWLRDGPLGPGMVQLWQTVDPEQDAVDLVAANAVPATGWRRVFDGHDDEDRPVALIHEDTPALRRMAVFDVIANNADRKGGHVLPLANGHRHGVDHGLTFHAEHKLRTVLWGWIDEPLSGDELAGVERVLAALTDGGLVDTLSPLLTDDEIVALADRCERLLGEARFPAPDGYMPAVPWPIF from the coding sequence TTGATCGGCCGCATCACCACGGCCTCGAACGCGACCTTCCTCGCCCGCCTGGGCGACGTCGAGATCGTCTACAAACCCGTCTCGGGCGAGAAGCCGCTCTGGGACTTCCCCGACGGCACCCTCGCCGACCGTGAGGCCGCGGCCTTCATCGTCTCGGAGGTGCTCGGCGGCGGGGTCGTGCCCCGCACCTGGCTCCGTGACGGACCGCTCGGGCCCGGCATGGTGCAGCTCTGGCAGACCGTCGACCCCGAGCAGGACGCCGTCGACCTCGTGGCCGCGAACGCCGTGCCCGCGACGGGCTGGCGCCGGGTCTTCGACGGCCACGACGACGAGGACCGGCCGGTCGCGCTCATCCACGAGGACACCCCGGCCCTCCGCCGCATGGCGGTCTTCGACGTCATCGCGAACAACGCCGACCGCAAGGGCGGGCACGTGCTGCCCCTCGCGAACGGCCACCGCCACGGGGTCGACCACGGCCTCACCTTCCACGCCGAGCACAAGCTGCGCACGGTGCTGTGGGGCTGGATCGACGAACCGCTCTCCGGCGACGAGCTCGCCGGGGTCGAGCGGGTGCTCGCGGCGCTCACCGACGGCGGCCTGGTCGACACCCTCTCCCCGCTGCTCACCGACGACGAGATCGTCGCGCTCGCCGACCGCTGCGAGCGCCTGCTCGGTGAGGCGCGCTTCCCCGCGCCCGACGGCTACATGCCGGCCGTGCCCTGGCCGATCTTCTGA
- a CDS encoding GNAT family N-acetyltransferase — translation MTDDIAMYLRAYDEQLRGDAETPSAVHVERLGPLRLVTFAGGRGFISYRDLGGADEAAIRAMVPDALQHLTADPAIRRVEWKTRGHDDAPGLHEALLAAGFEAEDPESIVVGPLEALAALSPEPPVGVTVRRVTEESEVRAMSAAVDEAFGEEVDTAIADALVARLARGDGMELWVAEADGRMVGGGRLEPVAGTEFVGIWGGAVLPAYRGRGIYRALTASRARSALARGARLVHSDSTEYSRPILERSGLVKVSTTTPYRWVR, via the coding sequence ATGACCGACGACATCGCCATGTACCTCCGCGCCTACGACGAGCAGCTGCGCGGCGACGCCGAGACACCGAGTGCCGTGCACGTCGAGCGGCTCGGCCCGCTGCGGCTCGTCACCTTCGCGGGCGGCCGCGGCTTCATCAGCTACCGCGATCTCGGCGGGGCCGACGAGGCGGCGATCCGGGCGATGGTTCCGGATGCTCTGCAGCACCTCACCGCCGACCCCGCCATCCGGCGCGTGGAGTGGAAGACCCGCGGCCACGACGACGCCCCGGGCCTCCACGAGGCGCTGCTCGCGGCTGGCTTCGAGGCCGAGGATCCCGAGTCGATCGTGGTCGGCCCGCTCGAGGCCCTCGCGGCGCTCTCCCCCGAGCCGCCCGTCGGGGTGACGGTGCGCAGGGTGACCGAGGAGTCCGAGGTGCGCGCGATGAGCGCGGCGGTCGACGAGGCCTTCGGTGAGGAGGTCGACACGGCCATCGCCGACGCACTGGTGGCTCGCCTCGCCCGTGGCGACGGCATGGAGCTCTGGGTCGCCGAGGCCGACGGGCGCATGGTCGGCGGCGGGCGCCTCGAACCGGTGGCCGGCACCGAGTTCGTCGGCATCTGGGGCGGCGCCGTGCTGCCGGCCTACCGCGGCCGGGGCATCTACCGCGCGCTGACGGCGTCCCGCGCCCGATCGGCCCTCGCCCGGGGCGCGCGGCTCGTCCACAGCGACAGCACCGAGTACTCCCGGCCCATCCTGGAGCGGTCGGGCCTCGTGAAGGTGTCCACCACCACGCCCTATCGCTGGGTGCGCTGA
- a CDS encoding HNH endonuclease signature motif containing protein, protein MSSASRILEMAAAVCGRSGAGLAGLGDDELLELMAAYETLGRAVSAQQVRFAGEVGVRSRTELGDDGLSRSQNFTSPVALIAKVTGASARACKARLELGRKLRGAVLLGGGEGPAPFPAVARVLDEGVLGVEAAAAIMKQCSALADRGCSPEVVSLAEETLVDQTISCRLTADETSRAAIHLREVLDPDGAEPRDEVLQMQRSLTIALAPDGMYRGKFALTPEQGGVWFSSIQALQSPRITGPRFVDGDEYAIADGRTQAQKNADTVTELIARAAGAEDMPRINGAIATVNVHMTLDDLEKGRGVGWIDGIDQPVPASTIAQLRCSSPVAATLFGEKGEVLYHGKAKRLFTAAQNRALAARDGGCVWPSCDRPPSYCETHHANEWVSDDHPPGRTDIDNGVLLCHFHHSHLHKSPWKLTMHDGVPHLIPPRWVDTEQKPIPTTGRRTIQRPAA, encoded by the coding sequence ATGAGTTCAGCCTCCCGCATCCTTGAGATGGCCGCCGCCGTCTGCGGCCGTTCCGGCGCGGGTCTGGCCGGTCTCGGTGATGACGAGTTGCTCGAATTGATGGCCGCCTACGAGACTCTCGGGCGCGCGGTGTCGGCGCAGCAGGTTCGGTTTGCGGGTGAGGTCGGGGTGCGGTCGCGCACCGAGCTGGGCGACGATGGGCTGAGCCGGTCGCAGAACTTCACCAGCCCCGTCGCGCTCATCGCGAAGGTCACCGGGGCATCGGCGCGGGCGTGCAAGGCGCGGCTCGAGCTCGGGCGGAAGCTGCGCGGTGCCGTGCTGCTGGGTGGGGGCGAAGGGCCGGCACCGTTCCCGGCGGTCGCCCGCGTGCTCGATGAAGGCGTGCTCGGCGTCGAGGCAGCGGCTGCCATCATGAAGCAGTGCAGTGCGCTCGCCGACCGTGGATGCTCCCCCGAGGTTGTGAGCCTCGCCGAGGAAACACTCGTCGACCAGACCATCTCGTGCCGGCTCACCGCCGATGAGACGTCCAGAGCTGCCATTCACCTGCGCGAGGTGCTCGACCCCGACGGTGCCGAACCGCGCGACGAGGTGCTGCAGATGCAGCGGTCGCTGACCATCGCGCTGGCCCCGGATGGGATGTACCGGGGGAAGTTCGCGCTCACGCCCGAGCAGGGCGGAGTGTGGTTCTCGAGCATCCAGGCGCTGCAGAGCCCCCGCATCACTGGCCCCCGGTTCGTCGATGGAGACGAATACGCGATCGCCGATGGTCGCACGCAGGCGCAGAAGAATGCCGACACGGTGACCGAGTTGATTGCCCGCGCTGCTGGGGCCGAGGACATGCCGCGTATCAACGGTGCCATCGCCACCGTCAACGTGCACATGACCCTCGACGACCTCGAGAAGGGGCGGGGTGTCGGGTGGATCGATGGCATCGATCAGCCCGTCCCCGCCTCCACCATCGCCCAGCTGCGCTGCTCATCGCCGGTCGCGGCGACGCTGTTCGGTGAGAAGGGCGAGGTGCTCTATCACGGCAAGGCCAAGCGGCTCTTCACGGCGGCGCAGAACCGGGCACTAGCCGCCCGAGACGGCGGCTGCGTCTGGCCCAGCTGCGACCGGCCACCCTCATACTGCGAAACACACCATGCGAACGAGTGGGTTTCGGACGATCATCCGCCCGGCCGCACTGACATCGACAACGGCGTTCTGCTCTGCCACTTCCACCACTCACATCTACACAAATCGCCGTGGAAATTGACCATGCACGATGGGGTGCCCCACCTCATCCCACCCAGATGGGTAGACACGGAACAGAAGCCAATTCCGACCACCGGGCGTCGCACCATTCAGCGACCCGCCGCTTAG
- a CDS encoding cation:proton antiporter — protein sequence MELGIYGIIAVAVIVAVAAFSKRLGIAAPIILVVVGVGLSYLPGVPEIEVPHEIILDGLLPPILYAAAVAVPVVDFRRNLAPIASLSVVLVIVTAFATGFLLYALLPDLNFAAAVALGAIISPPDAVAATSIGRRLGLPPRLLTLLEGEGLVNDATALVLLRSAVAAAAGAMTTPWAGVTDFLFAAAVAVLVGLAAGAVTVFVRSKLSDPVLDTALSLAVPFVAFVPAEQLGASGVLAVVVAGLYTGHASPTKFSPQSRISDRINWRTIQFLLENGVFLLIGLEIRTLIEDVQPEILTVEASFGIGLLATVALVLIRYLWIGPLVFGLAQREKHNERRTYQSLLALYYYRSHPVSTKRQARTRNRLERDYERRRADLEQQRQERIDWRGGIVLGWSGMRGVVTLAAAQSLPEDTPYRPQLILIAFTVAVTSIVLQGGTLPWLIRLLGVEGIDAKEDRKELAQLLETISSAGLEKLDEQVAERSDLIDPEVVERARQATFLRTEAAWERAGRREQPDETPHRLYRELRLAIVAAEREKMLELRAVGTYPSRILAEAQALLDQEETRLQRRPGGAH from the coding sequence ATGGAGCTGGGCATCTACGGGATCATCGCGGTCGCGGTGATCGTCGCGGTCGCCGCGTTCTCGAAGCGCCTCGGCATCGCCGCGCCCATCATCCTGGTCGTGGTCGGTGTCGGCCTCTCGTACCTCCCGGGGGTGCCCGAGATCGAGGTGCCGCACGAGATCATCCTCGACGGCCTGCTGCCGCCCATCCTCTACGCCGCGGCGGTGGCCGTGCCGGTGGTCGACTTCCGGCGCAACCTCGCGCCGATCGCGAGCCTCTCGGTGGTGCTCGTGATCGTCACGGCCTTCGCCACCGGGTTCCTGCTCTACGCGCTGCTGCCCGATCTCAACTTCGCGGCGGCTGTGGCACTCGGCGCGATCATCAGCCCTCCGGATGCGGTGGCCGCCACCTCGATCGGACGTCGCCTCGGCCTGCCGCCACGCCTGCTCACGCTGCTCGAGGGCGAGGGCCTCGTCAACGACGCGACCGCCCTGGTGCTGCTCCGCTCGGCCGTGGCCGCCGCAGCCGGAGCGATGACCACGCCCTGGGCGGGCGTCACCGACTTCCTGTTCGCCGCCGCCGTCGCGGTGCTCGTCGGTCTGGCGGCCGGTGCCGTCACCGTGTTCGTGCGCTCGAAGCTGTCCGACCCGGTGCTCGACACCGCGCTGTCGCTCGCCGTTCCCTTCGTCGCATTCGTACCGGCGGAACAGCTCGGAGCATCCGGCGTTCTCGCCGTCGTCGTCGCCGGCCTGTACACCGGGCACGCCTCTCCCACGAAGTTCTCGCCGCAGTCGCGGATCAGCGACCGGATCAACTGGCGCACGATCCAGTTCCTGCTCGAGAACGGTGTATTCCTGCTGATCGGGCTCGAGATCCGCACCCTGATCGAAGACGTGCAGCCCGAGATCCTCACGGTCGAGGCCTCGTTCGGCATCGGGTTGCTCGCCACCGTGGCGCTGGTGCTCATCCGCTATCTCTGGATCGGGCCGCTCGTCTTCGGGCTGGCCCAACGCGAGAAGCACAACGAGCGCCGCACCTACCAATCGCTGCTCGCCCTGTACTACTACCGGAGCCATCCCGTCTCGACGAAGCGTCAGGCCCGCACCCGCAACCGGCTGGAGCGGGACTACGAGCGTCGCCGAGCAGATCTCGAGCAGCAGCGGCAGGAGCGGATCGACTGGCGCGGCGGCATCGTTCTCGGCTGGTCGGGCATGCGCGGTGTGGTGACGCTCGCGGCCGCCCAGTCGCTGCCCGAGGACACCCCCTACCGGCCGCAGCTGATCCTGATCGCCTTCACGGTCGCGGTGACGAGTATCGTGCTGCAGGGCGGCACCCTGCCGTGGCTGATCCGGCTGCTCGGCGTGGAGGGCATCGACGCGAAGGAGGATCGCAAGGAGCTCGCGCAGCTGCTGGAGACCATCAGCAGCGCGGGGCTCGAGAAGCTCGACGAGCAGGTGGCGGAACGCAGCGACCTCATCGACCCGGAGGTCGTGGAGCGTGCCCGCCAGGCTACGTTCTTGCGCACCGAGGCCGCCTGGGAACGGGCCGGGCGACGCGAGCAGCCCGACGAGACCCCGCATCGGCTCTACCGCGAGCTGCGACTCGCGATCGTGGCGGCCGAGCGGGAGAAAATGCTCGAACTGCGGGCCGTCGGCACCTACCCCTCGCGCATTCTGGCCGAGGCGCAGGCGCTGCTCGACCAGGAGGAGACGCGGCTGCAGCGGCGGCCGGGCGGGGCCCACTAG
- a CDS encoding MSMEG_4193 family putative phosphomutase, which produces MATVILVRHGRTTANASGLLAGRTPGVRLDEVGQEQAARTAERLAVVPLVAVVSSPLERCRQTATSILDRQVGGAAGAGARPGELRIEDDLTECDYGDWQGRTLKELASEPLWSVVQRQPSAVTFPGGESMATMQLRGASAVRRLDAAFEAEHGPGAVWVAVSHGDIIKGILADALGMHLDLFQRISVSPASVSIVRYGADRPDVVATNTEAGELGWLAAAPPMADAPVGGGAGNAPV; this is translated from the coding sequence ATGGCCACAGTCATCCTCGTGCGGCACGGACGCACCACCGCCAACGCCTCCGGACTGCTCGCGGGGCGCACCCCGGGCGTGCGCCTCGACGAGGTCGGGCAGGAGCAGGCCGCCCGCACAGCCGAGCGGCTCGCCGTCGTGCCGCTGGTCGCCGTCGTCTCGAGCCCGCTGGAGCGATGCCGGCAGACGGCGACGAGCATCCTGGACCGGCAGGTCGGCGGAGCGGCCGGGGCCGGCGCGCGGCCAGGTGAGCTGCGCATCGAGGACGATCTCACCGAGTGCGACTACGGCGACTGGCAGGGCCGCACGCTGAAGGAGCTGGCGAGCGAGCCGCTCTGGTCGGTCGTGCAGCGCCAACCCTCGGCCGTCACCTTCCCGGGCGGGGAGTCGATGGCGACGATGCAGCTGCGCGGGGCGTCCGCGGTGCGGCGGCTCGACGCGGCGTTCGAGGCCGAGCACGGCCCCGGCGCGGTGTGGGTCGCGGTGAGCCACGGCGACATCATCAAGGGCATCCTGGCCGACGCGCTCGGCATGCACCTCGACCTCTTCCAGCGCATCAGCGTGAGTCCCGCCTCCGTCTCGATCGTGCGCTACGGCGCCGACCGGCCCGACGTGGTGGCGACCAACACCGAGGCCGGCGAGCTGGGCTGGCTGGCGGCCGCCCCGCCCATGGCCGACGCGCCGGTCGGCGGCGGCGCCGGCAACGCGCCGGTCTGA
- a CDS encoding DUF3090 domain-containing protein, which produces MPTIVHDFAWPDRVVVGTVGHPGSRTFYLQARTGAQLVSVALEKEQSAVLAEKIDEILDELMVNDGNRFSVPSTIPVELVDNEPLEPVFEQFRAGAMGLGWDPTTAQLVVEAYPLIEAEPVPDDPAAELEWETGEPMIEPAELLVVRMPVGTARAFAKRTREIVGAGRPLCPLCGSPMDPEGHVCPVGDDV; this is translated from the coding sequence ATGCCCACAATCGTTCACGACTTCGCCTGGCCCGACCGCGTCGTGGTCGGCACCGTCGGCCACCCGGGGTCGCGCACCTTCTACCTGCAGGCCCGCACCGGCGCGCAGCTCGTGAGCGTCGCGCTCGAGAAGGAGCAGTCGGCGGTGCTCGCCGAGAAGATCGACGAGATCCTCGACGAGCTGATGGTGAACGACGGCAACCGCTTCAGCGTGCCGAGCACCATCCCGGTCGAGCTGGTCGACAACGAGCCGCTCGAGCCGGTGTTCGAGCAGTTCCGCGCGGGGGCGATGGGGCTCGGGTGGGACCCGACGACGGCCCAGCTCGTGGTCGAGGCGTACCCGCTCATCGAGGCCGAGCCCGTCCCCGACGACCCGGCGGCCGAGCTCGAGTGGGAGACCGGCGAGCCGATGATCGAGCCCGCCGAGCTGCTGGTGGTGCGGATGCCCGTGGGCACCGCTCGCGCGTTCGCCAAGCGCACCCGGGAGATCGTCGGCGCGGGCCGACCCCTCTGCCCGCTCTGCGGCAGCCCGATGGACCCGGAGGGCCACGTCTGCCCCGTCGGCGACGACGTCTGA